Proteins from one Choloepus didactylus isolate mChoDid1 chromosome 4, mChoDid1.pri, whole genome shotgun sequence genomic window:
- the LOC119532427 gene encoding classical arabinogalactan protein 7-like isoform X1 has protein sequence MRTGSSDFQLIRDQSQEKQLPSASAHRLATAPPQPAASPHPITAPPPAALRSFSATLTAPALTSPTPAGDAPISSPPAPRTTSALRYLLAGAPISSGAHTKNPGVRNKDFTGSQ, from the exons ATGAGAACGGGGTCTTCTGACTTCCAACTCATTAGGGACCAG AGCCAAGAGAAGCAGCTGCCCTCGGCCTCAGCCCACCGCCTCGCTACCGCCCCTCCGCAGCCCGCGGCTTCCCCGCACCCCATCACTGCGCCCCCGCCAGCAGCCTTACGCTCCTTCTCCGCCACTCTCACGGCTCCGGCTCTCACCTCCCCAACCCCAGCGGGTGACGCTCCAATCAGTTCCCCGCCCGCGCCGAGAACAACCTCGGCTCTGCGCTATTTGCTGGCTGGGGCCCCAATTTCTTCTGGAGCTCACACCAAGAACCCTGGAGTGCGGAATAAAGATTTCACTGGGTCACAATGA
- the LOC119532427 gene encoding classical arabinogalactan protein 7-like isoform X2 → MEKQSQEKQLPSASAHRLATAPPQPAASPHPITAPPPAALRSFSATLTAPALTSPTPAGDAPISSPPAPRTTSALRYLLAGAPISSGAHTKNPGVRNKDFTGSQ, encoded by the exons ATGGAGAAACAG AGCCAAGAGAAGCAGCTGCCCTCGGCCTCAGCCCACCGCCTCGCTACCGCCCCTCCGCAGCCCGCGGCTTCCCCGCACCCCATCACTGCGCCCCCGCCAGCAGCCTTACGCTCCTTCTCCGCCACTCTCACGGCTCCGGCTCTCACCTCCCCAACCCCAGCGGGTGACGCTCCAATCAGTTCCCCGCCCGCGCCGAGAACAACCTCGGCTCTGCGCTATTTGCTGGCTGGGGCCCCAATTTCTTCTGGAGCTCACACCAAGAACCCTGGAGTGCGGAATAAAGATTTCACTGGGTCACAATGA